One part of the Populus alba chromosome 18, ASM523922v2, whole genome shotgun sequence genome encodes these proteins:
- the LOC118033245 gene encoding CBL-interacting serine/threonine-protein kinase 21 isoform X1, whose amino-acid sequence MGHGNNIGKYQLGRTIGEGTFAKVKLAVDSTDGRPVAIKIMDKKKVMQSHLKDQVQREIRAMKLLHHPGIVRIHEVIGTKTKIYMVMEYVSGGQLADKLSYAKKLSESAARRIFHQLIDAVDYCHNRGVYHRDLKPENLLLDGKGNLKISDFGLSALQKTASLLTTTCGSPFYIAPELIANKGYEGAAADVWSCGVILFELLSGYLPFDERNLIMLYKKISAADYTCPQWFTESQKKLISRILDPNPRKRITLPEILEDEWFQIDYVPSCGYECDEKIILEDVNAAFDADEVNASETENPKSSSFINAFQLIAMSHDLDLSGLFVEQDDRKQKTRLGSKHTVNETIRKIEAAAMDVSLSVERMNNFKMKMHQKPNMKRYTRSCYDLSAEVIEVAPMNCVVEISKSVGDTRLYKEFCKSLSSLLTKISDVSLQKEGSEKSSNNRSTHEIRSCEEQNENVTNGLQAYSSS is encoded by the exons ATGGGACATGGAAATAACATAGGTAAGTACCAGTTAGGTCGAACAATCGGAGAGGGAACATTTGCCAAGGTTAAGCTGGCTGTAGACAGCACTGATGGTCGTCCTGTTGCAATCAAGATCATGGATAAGAAAAAGGTCATGCAAAGCCATCTCAAGGATCAG GTACAGAGGGAGATAAGAGCTATGAAGCTCTTGCATCACCCCGGTATCGTAAGGATTCATGAG GTGATTGGCACAAAGACAAAGATTTATATGGTAATGGAATATGTATCAGGAGGACAACTAGCAGATAAGCTG TCCTATGCCAAGAAACTAAGTGAATCGGCGGCAAGAAGAATATTCCATCAATTGATAGATGCGGTGGACTATTGCCATAACAGAGGAGTTTATCACAGAGATCTAAAG CCAGAGAACTTACTTCTGGACGGCAAAGGAAATCTGAAAATCTCTGACTTCGGACTAAGTGCATTACAAAAG ACTGCAAGCTTGCTAACTACAACATGCGGGTCACCTTTCTATATAGCACCTGAG CTTATTGCAAATAAGGGTTATGAGGGGGCAGCAGCAGATGTTTGGTCCTGTGGGGTAATCCTTTTTGAGCTACTGTCGGGATATCTACCATTTGACGAACGTAACCTCATAATGTTATATAAGAAG ATATCTGCAGCTGATTACACATGTCCGCAGTGGTTTACAGAAAGTCAAAAGAAGCTAATATCAAGAATATTAGATCCAAATCCCAGAAAG AGAATAACATTACCAGAGATCCTTGAAGATGAATGGTTTCAGATAGATTACGTGCCTTCCTGTGGATATGAATGTGATGAAAAAATCATCTTGGAGGATGTTAATGCTGCTTTCGATGCTGATGAG GTCAACGCCTCAGAAACAGAGAACCCTAAATCCTCAAGTTTCATAAACGCTTTCCAACTGATAGCAATGTCCCATGATCTTGATTTATCAGGTCTATTCGTAGAACAG GACGACAGGAAGCAGAAAACCAGGCTAGGATCCAAACATACAGTTAACGAAACCATAAGGAAAATAGAAGCTGCTGCAATGGATGTGAGTTTGTCAGTTGAAAGAATGAAcaatttcaag ATGAAAATGCATCAGAAACCAAACATGAAAAGATATACCAGATCATGTTATGACCTATCAGCAGAG GTAATCGAGGTTGCTCCTATGAATTGCGTTGTAGAAATATCAAAATCAGTAGGGGACACAAGATTGTACAAAGAG TTTTGCAAAAGTTTATCGAGTTTGCTGACAAAGATATCAGATGTATCATTGCAAAAGGAAGGATCAGAAAAATCAAGCAACAATAGAAGCACTCACGAGATAAGAAG CTGTGAGGAGCAAAATGAAAACGTGACTAATGGCCTTCAAGCCTATTCCTCTTCTTGA
- the LOC118033244 gene encoding uncharacterized protein isoform X2 has product MIAPFHSKHSPPPPLSPHFSHSILPSTPSILFFRLIASLSLSLSLSVFFDDSLPRMIAAVSPLSPPKHTAVFIHTTNPFSFPLHSGADPAKMDWIRKRMNFRCFNKRTDSKVLKVEVESGGEDFMDAAVAEARVSPQHLVIMVNGIIGSSADWRYAADQFVKKLPDKILVHRSECNHSKLTFDGVDLMGDRLAEEVLAVVRHRPEVRKISFVAHSLGGLVARYAIARLYENLPKSAHSNLTENSLDEEHTNSMHCLEQPCEARIAGLEPVNFITFATPHLGSRGNKQLPILCGLPFLERRASQTAHLIVGRTGKHLFLTDNDNGIPLLLQMVNDSDGLRFISALRAFKRRVVYANANYDHIVGWGTSSIRRQNELPKSNLLVTDNKYPHIVYVERERGDHNSDKKTLVVGKQTTDLEEMIKGLTQVPWERVDVSFHKSKQRYIAHNTIQVKSYWLNSDGADVVFHMIDNFLL; this is encoded by the exons ATGATAGCCCCATTTCATTCCAAACATTCCCCCCCGCCCCCTCTCTCCCCACATTTTTCACATTCCATCCTTCCTTCTACTCCTAGCATACTCTTCTTTCGCTTAAtcgcttctctctctctctctctctctctttctgttttcttcGATGATTCTTTGCCCCGCATGATCGCCGCCGTCTCTCCACTCTCTCCACCCAAACACACTGCCGTTTTCATTCACACCACCAACCCTTTCTCCTTTCCTCTCCATTCAGGAGCGGATCCGGCCAAAATGGATTGGATACGGAAGAGGATGAATTTCAGGTGTTTTAATAAGAGAACTGACAGTAAAGTACTCAAGGTGGAGGTTGAAAGTGGCGGTGAGGATTTTATGGATGCAGCTGTTGCAGAGGCTAGGGTTTCGCCTCAGCATCTTGTTATCATGGTTAATGGTATTATTGGGAG TTCTGCAGATTGGAGATATGCGGCAGATCAGTTTGTGAAAAAACTTCCTGACAAAATACTTGTGCATC GCAGTGAATGCAACCATTCAAAATTGACGTTTGATGGTGTTGATTTGATGGGTGACAGGCTAGCTGAAGAG GTATTGGCAGTTGTTAGACACAGGCCTGAGGTGCGGAAAATTTCCTTTGTGGCTCACTCACTAGGTGGACTTGTTGCAAGATATGCTATAGCCAGGCTGTATGAAAATTTACCTAAATCAGCCCATTCAAATCTCACTGAAAATTCCTTGGATGAAGAGCACACAAATTCAATGCACTGTCTTGAGCAGCCATGTGAAGCTAGAATTGCTGGATTGGAACCTGTGAACTTCATAACATTTGCAACACCTCATCTGGGTTCAAGGGGAAATAAACAG CTCCCTATTCTCTGTGGTCTTCCTTTCCTTGAGAGAAGAGCATCTCAGACTGCTCATTTAATAGTTGGAAGGACAGGAAAGCATCTTTTCCTAACAGACAATGATAATGGGATACCTCTTCTCCTTCAAATGGTTAATGATTCTGATGGCTTAAGATTCAT ATCAGCTTTACGTGCATTCAAGCGTCGTGTGGTATATGCAAATGCAAATTATGATC ATATAGTTGGATGGGGAACATCATCAATTAGGCGGCAAAATGAACTtcccaag TCCAATCTTCTTGTGACAGATAATAAATATCCACATATTGTTTatgtggagagagaaagaggggaCCACAATTCTGATAAAAAAACTCTTGTTGTTGGAAAGCAAACAACTGATTTAGAAG AGATGATCAAAGGACTGACTCAAGTACCTTGGGAACGTGTAGATGTTAGCTTTCATAAAAGCAAACAACGGTATATTGCTCACAATACCATTCAG GTGAAGTCGTATTGGTTGAATTCTGATGGTGCTGATGTGGTTTTCCACATGATAGATAATTTCCTTCTCTAG
- the LOC118033244 gene encoding uncharacterized protein isoform X1, which translates to MIAPFHSKHSPPPPLSPHFSHSILPSTPSILFFRLIASLSLSLSLSVFFDDSLPRMIAAVSPLSPPKHTAVFIHTTNPFSFPLHSGADPAKMDWIRKRMNFRCFNKRTDSKVLKVEVESGGEDFMDAAVAEARVSPQHLVIMVNGIIGSSADWRYAADQFVKKLPDKILVHRSECNHSKLTFDGVDLMGDRLAEEVLAVVRHRPEVRKISFVAHSLGGLVARYAIARLYENLPKSAHSNLTENSLDEEHTNSMHCLEQPCEARIAGLEPVNFITFATPHLGSRGNKQLPILCGLPFLERRASQTAHLIVGRTGKHLFLTDNDNGIPLLLQMVNDSDGLRFISALRAFKRRVVYANANYDHIVGWGTSSIRRQNELPKSNLLVTDNKYPHIVYVERERGDHNSDKKTLVVGKQTTDLEEEMIKGLTQVPWERVDVSFHKSKQRYIAHNTIQVKSYWLNSDGADVVFHMIDNFLL; encoded by the exons ATGATAGCCCCATTTCATTCCAAACATTCCCCCCCGCCCCCTCTCTCCCCACATTTTTCACATTCCATCCTTCCTTCTACTCCTAGCATACTCTTCTTTCGCTTAAtcgcttctctctctctctctctctctctttctgttttcttcGATGATTCTTTGCCCCGCATGATCGCCGCCGTCTCTCCACTCTCTCCACCCAAACACACTGCCGTTTTCATTCACACCACCAACCCTTTCTCCTTTCCTCTCCATTCAGGAGCGGATCCGGCCAAAATGGATTGGATACGGAAGAGGATGAATTTCAGGTGTTTTAATAAGAGAACTGACAGTAAAGTACTCAAGGTGGAGGTTGAAAGTGGCGGTGAGGATTTTATGGATGCAGCTGTTGCAGAGGCTAGGGTTTCGCCTCAGCATCTTGTTATCATGGTTAATGGTATTATTGGGAG TTCTGCAGATTGGAGATATGCGGCAGATCAGTTTGTGAAAAAACTTCCTGACAAAATACTTGTGCATC GCAGTGAATGCAACCATTCAAAATTGACGTTTGATGGTGTTGATTTGATGGGTGACAGGCTAGCTGAAGAG GTATTGGCAGTTGTTAGACACAGGCCTGAGGTGCGGAAAATTTCCTTTGTGGCTCACTCACTAGGTGGACTTGTTGCAAGATATGCTATAGCCAGGCTGTATGAAAATTTACCTAAATCAGCCCATTCAAATCTCACTGAAAATTCCTTGGATGAAGAGCACACAAATTCAATGCACTGTCTTGAGCAGCCATGTGAAGCTAGAATTGCTGGATTGGAACCTGTGAACTTCATAACATTTGCAACACCTCATCTGGGTTCAAGGGGAAATAAACAG CTCCCTATTCTCTGTGGTCTTCCTTTCCTTGAGAGAAGAGCATCTCAGACTGCTCATTTAATAGTTGGAAGGACAGGAAAGCATCTTTTCCTAACAGACAATGATAATGGGATACCTCTTCTCCTTCAAATGGTTAATGATTCTGATGGCTTAAGATTCAT ATCAGCTTTACGTGCATTCAAGCGTCGTGTGGTATATGCAAATGCAAATTATGATC ATATAGTTGGATGGGGAACATCATCAATTAGGCGGCAAAATGAACTtcccaag TCCAATCTTCTTGTGACAGATAATAAATATCCACATATTGTTTatgtggagagagaaagaggggaCCACAATTCTGATAAAAAAACTCTTGTTGTTGGAAAGCAAACAACTGATTTAGAAG AAGAGATGATCAAAGGACTGACTCAAGTACCTTGGGAACGTGTAGATGTTAGCTTTCATAAAAGCAAACAACGGTATATTGCTCACAATACCATTCAG GTGAAGTCGTATTGGTTGAATTCTGATGGTGCTGATGTGGTTTTCCACATGATAGATAATTTCCTTCTCTAG
- the LOC118033245 gene encoding CBL-interacting serine/threonine-protein kinase 21 isoform X2 gives MGHGNNIGKYQLGRTIGEGTFAKVKLAVDSTDGRPVAIKIMDKKKVMQSHLKDQREIRAMKLLHHPGIVRIHEVIGTKTKIYMVMEYVSGGQLADKLSYAKKLSESAARRIFHQLIDAVDYCHNRGVYHRDLKPENLLLDGKGNLKISDFGLSALQKTASLLTTTCGSPFYIAPELIANKGYEGAAADVWSCGVILFELLSGYLPFDERNLIMLYKKISAADYTCPQWFTESQKKLISRILDPNPRKRITLPEILEDEWFQIDYVPSCGYECDEKIILEDVNAAFDADEVNASETENPKSSSFINAFQLIAMSHDLDLSGLFVEQDDRKQKTRLGSKHTVNETIRKIEAAAMDVSLSVERMNNFKMKMHQKPNMKRYTRSCYDLSAEVIEVAPMNCVVEISKSVGDTRLYKEFCKSLSSLLTKISDVSLQKEGSEKSSNNRSTHEIRSCEEQNENVTNGLQAYSSS, from the exons ATGGGACATGGAAATAACATAGGTAAGTACCAGTTAGGTCGAACAATCGGAGAGGGAACATTTGCCAAGGTTAAGCTGGCTGTAGACAGCACTGATGGTCGTCCTGTTGCAATCAAGATCATGGATAAGAAAAAGGTCATGCAAAGCCATCTCAAGGATCAG AGGGAGATAAGAGCTATGAAGCTCTTGCATCACCCCGGTATCGTAAGGATTCATGAG GTGATTGGCACAAAGACAAAGATTTATATGGTAATGGAATATGTATCAGGAGGACAACTAGCAGATAAGCTG TCCTATGCCAAGAAACTAAGTGAATCGGCGGCAAGAAGAATATTCCATCAATTGATAGATGCGGTGGACTATTGCCATAACAGAGGAGTTTATCACAGAGATCTAAAG CCAGAGAACTTACTTCTGGACGGCAAAGGAAATCTGAAAATCTCTGACTTCGGACTAAGTGCATTACAAAAG ACTGCAAGCTTGCTAACTACAACATGCGGGTCACCTTTCTATATAGCACCTGAG CTTATTGCAAATAAGGGTTATGAGGGGGCAGCAGCAGATGTTTGGTCCTGTGGGGTAATCCTTTTTGAGCTACTGTCGGGATATCTACCATTTGACGAACGTAACCTCATAATGTTATATAAGAAG ATATCTGCAGCTGATTACACATGTCCGCAGTGGTTTACAGAAAGTCAAAAGAAGCTAATATCAAGAATATTAGATCCAAATCCCAGAAAG AGAATAACATTACCAGAGATCCTTGAAGATGAATGGTTTCAGATAGATTACGTGCCTTCCTGTGGATATGAATGTGATGAAAAAATCATCTTGGAGGATGTTAATGCTGCTTTCGATGCTGATGAG GTCAACGCCTCAGAAACAGAGAACCCTAAATCCTCAAGTTTCATAAACGCTTTCCAACTGATAGCAATGTCCCATGATCTTGATTTATCAGGTCTATTCGTAGAACAG GACGACAGGAAGCAGAAAACCAGGCTAGGATCCAAACATACAGTTAACGAAACCATAAGGAAAATAGAAGCTGCTGCAATGGATGTGAGTTTGTCAGTTGAAAGAATGAAcaatttcaag ATGAAAATGCATCAGAAACCAAACATGAAAAGATATACCAGATCATGTTATGACCTATCAGCAGAG GTAATCGAGGTTGCTCCTATGAATTGCGTTGTAGAAATATCAAAATCAGTAGGGGACACAAGATTGTACAAAGAG TTTTGCAAAAGTTTATCGAGTTTGCTGACAAAGATATCAGATGTATCATTGCAAAAGGAAGGATCAGAAAAATCAAGCAACAATAGAAGCACTCACGAGATAAGAAG CTGTGAGGAGCAAAATGAAAACGTGACTAATGGCCTTCAAGCCTATTCCTCTTCTTGA